The Blastopirellula marina genome contains the following window.
GTCTGGGTCTTAAGCTCCCAAACCGCTTCGGCTGTAATCTGCTGCTGCCGGACCAACGATAGACTGAAGGCGTTTTCGGCCTCCATGCGAGTCAGACCTGCCGAGGCGTCCAACGCCCGGCCAAGCCCGAGATCATCGGGAAGTTCGCCTGGTTCCGTTGCGATTCCGCGAGCGATCTCCTCCAGTTGCTCTCGATTGGGTAACGCATGCTCCACAACGACGAACAGTCTTTCAAGCTCTAGAGGGATTTGGACGATCGGCGCGAGAATGACGAAGATCGTTCTCGTCTGTTTTCCGGCGACGATTTGTTGGCACATCGCTTGTACGATTTCTGCTGAGGACAGAAAACGATGAAAATTCTGGAGCACTAGAATGGTAGGCGTGCCTGCATTTCCCAGCGCACTGGAGGCGCGAATCGCCGTCAGGGGATCTGCCACACTACTTTCCGAGTCGGGTGAGCCGGCGACCTGTAATCCTGTTTCAATGTCCCAGCATGCAAGTTGCCACTGCTCATCGCGGCAGAGGCTTGATATTTCCGATAGAGCGTCTTGATGCTCATGCGATTCAACCCAAATCGCCGTGAAGCAGGCACGGACGTACTCTGCCAATTGAGTCTTTAGGTTCATAGTTACCAACCTTAGTCCAGATGAAATGATGAAACTTGGGCACAAATCAGGAATCGACTTGGTTGTGTTCCTGCTGTTGCAGATCTTGATAGAAGTCGCTGGTTAGCCGCTCACTGGTATTTGTGCCAAGAGCGACCTCCAGGAACCTGCTGGCTTCCTGACATGCTGCGCCAGAGAAGCCAAGCGTGGTGATCTTGGTCTCCCCCTGAGGAGAGATAAAAATTTCGAAGGTCTTATTCAACTGGCACCTCCGACCTGGATGGTCAGTTTGACTGCTCCATTTTCAAGCGGCTGTTCCAGTACGGTGTGCCCCTTTCGACGAGCCTCGAGTGAAGCCTTCTCGATGGCATATCGCTGCATGAGGCGATCGAGTTCGGATTGGTTTCCCCAGCGTCCTTCGTAGTTGTCGTAGGCCAGATTGCCCGTTTCGACATCGGCCACAACCGGATATCGCCACTGGGGAAGTTGAACTTGCCAACCGGTTGCCTCGTTGCTGAACAACTTATAGGTACCGTATACCGGTTCGGGAAGTCCGAGACGATTGGTGGCGAGCCGAAGAGCCGCCACGTCTTTGATTTGCGTTTGGATCGTGACGATGTGACTCACTTATTCCTCCTGCCTATCAGGTTCGGTTTGATGGGTTAGTTTCGGTGGATTTGTATTTTGGCGTTCCAGAAGTATGGGCTGGTCGGCGACGAGGTCGCTCAGGAACATCTCCGATACCTGAGTATCATCCGCGTCGCCTGGAGAGTTGTGCAGCAGATACCAGCAGACTATTAGCGGCGCGAGGCAAGCAGCTAAAGTGCCAAGGGATAACATTGCGGAAGCTGTCAGAGAATCTCGATTTCTTTCCGCAGCAAGCTCTTTGCGATCCTGCTCTAGGGTATCTCGCTGCTTGCCAAATTCTGCCCGCTCGGCTTGAACTTCGCGGTGTAGCGTTACCAACTCTTTGCGGGCGATGGCATCCGCCGCAACCATCTCACTGGAACCTTCGGCAACTTTGCCGTGTAGTTCCGCCATGATCTTATTGCGTTCCCGTTCATTGAGATTGTGGCGTTTTGCCAGTTCCAGGAGTTCATCCTCATCACAGCCGAAGATGAAAGCAATGAGCACAAGGGCAACAATGTTAACAATCTTAATCCGATTCATAGTTTCGCAG
Protein-coding sequences here:
- a CDS encoding DUF2997 domain-containing protein, giving the protein MNKTFEIFISPQGETKITTLGFSGAACQEASRFLEVALGTNTSERLTSDFYQDLQQQEHNQVDS
- a CDS encoding DUF1257 domain-containing protein, translating into MSHIVTIQTQIKDVAALRLATNRLGLPEPVYGTYKLFSNEATGWQVQLPQWRYPVVADVETGNLAYDNYEGRWGNQSELDRLMQRYAIEKASLEARRKGHTVLEQPLENGAVKLTIQVGGAS